A single window of Streptomyces griseoviridis DNA harbors:
- a CDS encoding LCP family protein encodes MPTPPRSAAPVRPQRRPQPPRPPRSGPPRPAVRRRRPRWAGRVVTTLSVVVLASAGIGHAVVTSLGSDIGRVDPFKDMKNRPRAGHGMNVLLVGTDGRDKITEQERQAFRLGGAPCHCTDTMMIVHISQDRERASVVSLPRDSFAMTPEHTDETTGQHHKGHPIKINAAYAEGGPQLTVRTVEDMTHVKIDHYLEVDFASFMRTVDVLGGVRICTSEPLKDSYTGLDLPAGTHTLKGGQALQYVRSRHVDGASDLGRMKRQQRFLAALIEQATSSGVLLNPLRFRDVTRAVLGSVRADQGFGTDQLLDLGRAMRNFSPSSSEFTTVPIGEMSYPVKGIGSTLKWDTVKADRLFRALREDKPLTEHRPGQPQPQARVEVAPQQIRVQVENGTATAGLGRRVDAALAASGFRTTGAPTDAADRTATRTVVSYDPRWDRSAKSVAAALPGSELRQVAGLGPTLKVTAGTDFREVRGVRAQEPYQGAFEAASGDRVVCGKQT; translated from the coding sequence TTGCCCACGCCGCCCCGGTCCGCCGCTCCCGTCCGGCCGCAGCGCCGCCCGCAGCCGCCCCGCCCGCCCCGGTCGGGTCCGCCGCGGCCGGCGGTGCGACGGCGCAGGCCGCGCTGGGCCGGGCGGGTGGTGACGACGCTCTCGGTGGTGGTGCTCGCCTCGGCCGGCATCGGGCACGCGGTGGTCACCAGCCTCGGCTCGGACATCGGCCGGGTCGACCCGTTCAAGGACATGAAGAACCGCCCCCGGGCCGGCCACGGCATGAACGTGCTGCTGGTCGGCACCGACGGCCGGGACAAGATCACCGAGCAGGAGCGGCAGGCTTTCCGGCTCGGCGGGGCGCCCTGCCACTGCACCGACACGATGATGATCGTGCACATCTCGCAGGACCGGGAGCGGGCCAGCGTGGTGAGCCTGCCGCGGGACTCGTTCGCGATGACGCCCGAACACACCGACGAGACGACGGGTCAGCACCACAAGGGCCACCCCATCAAGATCAACGCGGCGTACGCGGAGGGCGGACCCCAGCTGACCGTGCGGACCGTCGAGGACATGACGCACGTGAAGATCGACCACTATCTGGAGGTCGACTTCGCGAGCTTCATGAGGACGGTCGACGTCCTCGGCGGCGTCCGGATCTGCACCAGCGAGCCCCTCAAGGACTCCTACACCGGCCTCGACCTGCCCGCGGGCACCCACACCCTGAAGGGCGGCCAGGCGCTCCAGTACGTCCGTTCCCGGCATGTCGACGGCGCTTCGGACCTGGGCCGGATGAAGCGTCAGCAGCGGTTCCTCGCCGCGCTGATCGAGCAGGCCACCTCCTCGGGGGTGCTGCTGAACCCGCTGCGGTTCCGGGACGTGACCCGGGCGGTGCTCGGCTCGGTCCGGGCCGACCAGGGCTTCGGCACCGACCAGTTGCTCGACCTGGGGCGGGCGATGCGGAACTTCTCGCCGTCGTCGTCGGAGTTCACGACCGTGCCGATCGGGGAGATGTCGTACCCCGTCAAGGGCATCGGCTCGACCCTGAAGTGGGACACCGTCAAGGCCGACCGGCTGTTCCGGGCGCTGCGCGAGGACAAGCCGCTGACCGAGCACCGGCCGGGGCAGCCGCAGCCGCAGGCGCGGGTGGAGGTGGCGCCGCAGCAGATCCGGGTCCAGGTGGAGAACGGGACGGCGACGGCGGGCCTCGGCAGGCGGGTGGACGCGGCGCTGGCCGCGAGCGGGTTCAGGACCACCGGCGCCCCGACCGACGCGGCCGACCGCACGGCCACCCGCACGGTCGTCTCCTACGACCCGCGCTGGGACCGCTCGGCGAAGTCCGTGGCCGCCGCCCTGCCCGGCAGCGAGCTGCGCCAGGTCGCGGGCCTCGGCCCGACCCTGAAGGTCACCGCGGGGACGGACTTCCGTGAGGTGCGCGGGGTGCGCGCCCAGGAGCCGTACCAGGGCGCCTTCGAGGCGGCGAGCGGCGACCGCGTGGTGTGCGGGAAGCAGACCTGA
- a CDS encoding acyl-CoA thioesterase, producing the protein MTEQASGADPDTPEIPGKPTSASRTTLSHIMTHADTNLLGTVHGGVIMKLVDDAAGAVAGRHSGGPAVTASMDEMAFLEPVRVGDLVHVKAQVNWTGRTSMEVGVRVLAERWNESTPATQVGSAYLVFAAVDADGKPRRVPPVVPETERDERRRQEAQIRRTHRLARRRAITELREQRAAEGLDA; encoded by the coding sequence ATGACAGAACAGGCCTCCGGCGCGGACCCGGACACACCGGAGATCCCCGGCAAGCCCACCTCGGCGTCCCGCACCACGCTCAGCCACATCATGACCCACGCCGACACCAACCTGCTGGGGACCGTGCACGGCGGCGTGATCATGAAGCTGGTCGACGACGCGGCGGGCGCGGTCGCGGGACGGCACAGCGGCGGTCCCGCCGTCACCGCGTCCATGGACGAGATGGCGTTCCTCGAACCGGTCAGGGTCGGCGACCTGGTCCATGTGAAGGCACAGGTGAACTGGACCGGGCGGACCTCGATGGAGGTCGGGGTGCGGGTGCTGGCCGAACGCTGGAACGAGTCCACGCCCGCCACCCAGGTCGGCTCCGCGTACCTGGTCTTCGCGGCCGTCGACGCGGACGGCAAGCCGCGCCGGGTGCCACCGGTGGTCCCGGAGACCGAACGCGACGAGCGGCGCCGCCAGGAGGCCCAGATCCGCCGCACCCACCGGCTGGCCCGCCGCCGGGCGATCACGGAACTGCGCGAGCAGCGCGCGGCCGAGGGCCTGGACGCCTGA
- a CDS encoding LCP family protein encodes MSEWPDAWSDQNRRNQRGGGSASAQPEGPRVMRQVRRPDAGGHGAPRPAAPPYGGVPQQPSYGDGQGQGGYGQGGYQDGGYNTGQVYGGPGGGGPGGRGPGGGAPRPDWRRRIKWTAATVVAVLVVTTVGTYFWADSKLHRDVDLSKVIDRPEAGEGTNYLIVGSDSRAGMSDEDKKKLHTGSAEGQRTDSMMILHVGGSGDTLISLPRDSNVTIPTFKGSESGKVKGPLGPNKLNAAYAFDGPTLLVRTVEYNTGLHIDHYVEIGFAGFANIVDAVGGVDIEIDKAFKDKYSGADFQAGKQTLDGQQALAFVRTRHAFAASDLQRTKNQQKFLSALAHQVATPSTVLNPFKLYPTLGAGLDSLTVDKDMSLWDLASMFWAMKGVSGGDGTSMNMPISGSTGGNLVWDKAKVKTLVDELNNDQKVTVTSD; translated from the coding sequence ATGAGCGAATGGCCCGATGCATGGTCCGACCAGAACCGCCGCAACCAGCGCGGCGGCGGCAGCGCGAGCGCACAGCCGGAGGGCCCTCGCGTCATGCGCCAGGTCCGCCGCCCCGACGCGGGCGGACACGGCGCCCCCCGCCCCGCCGCGCCCCCCTACGGCGGGGTGCCGCAGCAGCCGTCGTACGGCGACGGCCAGGGCCAGGGCGGCTACGGGCAGGGCGGCTACCAGGACGGCGGCTACAACACCGGCCAGGTCTACGGCGGTCCCGGTGGCGGCGGCCCCGGCGGACGCGGCCCCGGCGGCGGGGCACCCCGGCCCGACTGGCGCCGGCGCATCAAGTGGACGGCGGCCACCGTCGTCGCCGTGCTGGTCGTGACGACCGTCGGCACCTACTTCTGGGCCGACTCCAAGCTCCACCGGGACGTCGACCTCTCGAAGGTCATCGACCGCCCCGAGGCGGGCGAGGGCACCAACTACCTGATCGTCGGCTCCGACAGCCGCGCGGGCATGTCCGACGAGGACAAGAAGAAGCTGCACACCGGCTCGGCCGAGGGCCAGCGCACCGACTCGATGATGATCCTGCACGTCGGCGGCAGCGGCGACACGCTCATCTCGCTGCCCCGCGACTCCAACGTCACCATCCCCACCTTCAAGGGCTCGGAGTCCGGCAAGGTCAAGGGCCCGCTCGGCCCGAACAAGCTGAACGCCGCCTACGCCTTCGACGGCCCGACCCTCCTGGTGCGCACCGTCGAGTACAACACCGGCCTGCACATCGACCACTACGTGGAGATCGGCTTCGCCGGCTTCGCGAACATCGTGGACGCGGTCGGCGGCGTCGACATCGAGATCGACAAGGCGTTCAAGGACAAGTACTCGGGCGCCGACTTCCAGGCGGGCAAGCAGACCCTCGACGGCCAGCAGGCCCTCGCCTTCGTCCGCACCCGGCACGCCTTCGCCGCCTCCGACCTCCAGCGCACCAAGAACCAGCAGAAGTTCCTGTCCGCGCTGGCCCACCAGGTGGCCACCCCCTCGACGGTCCTCAACCCCTTCAAGCTCTACCCGACGCTCGGCGCGGGCCTCGACTCCCTCACCGTCGACAAGGACATGTCGCTCTGGGACCTGGCGTCGATGTTCTGGGCGATGAAGGGCGTCAGCGGCGGCGACGGCACCTCGATGAACATGCCGATCTCCGGCTCCACCGGCGGCAACCTCGTCTGGGACAAGGCCAAGGTGAAGACGCTGGTCGACGAGTTGAACAACGACCAGAAGGTCACCGTCACCAGCGACTGA
- a CDS encoding glycosyltransferase family 2 protein — MNANADMRSPAVSVIMPVLNEERHLRTAVLAILAQEYAGAMEVVIALGPSTDRTDEIAAELVREDPRVHTVPNPTGRTPAALNAAIKASRHPVVVRVDGHGVLSPNYIATAVRLLAETGAQNVGGIMHAEGENDWEHAVAAAMTSKIGVGNAAFHTGGAAGEAETVYLGVFRREALERQGGYNEEFIRAQDWELNFRIREAGGLIWFSPELRVSYRPRPSVRALAKQYKDYGRWRHVVARYHEGSINLRYLAPPTAVLAIAAGLLVGALVTPWGLVVPGGYLAAIVAGSLPAGKGLPAGARLRIPLALATMHMCWGWGFLTSPKSLARKVIASRRPAVLVTD, encoded by the coding sequence ATGAACGCCAACGCCGACATGCGCTCGCCCGCCGTCTCCGTGATCATGCCCGTCCTCAACGAGGAACGGCACCTGCGCACGGCCGTGCTGGCCATCCTCGCCCAGGAGTACGCCGGTGCGATGGAGGTGGTGATCGCCCTCGGCCCGTCCACGGACCGCACCGACGAGATCGCCGCCGAACTGGTCCGCGAGGACCCGCGCGTGCACACCGTGCCCAACCCGACGGGCCGCACCCCGGCCGCCCTGAACGCGGCGATCAAGGCCTCCCGGCACCCGGTCGTGGTGCGGGTCGACGGCCACGGCGTGCTCTCGCCGAACTACATCGCGACGGCCGTCAGGCTGCTGGCGGAGACCGGCGCGCAGAACGTCGGCGGCATCATGCACGCCGAGGGCGAGAACGACTGGGAGCACGCCGTCGCCGCCGCCATGACCTCCAAGATCGGCGTCGGCAACGCGGCCTTCCACACCGGCGGCGCGGCGGGCGAGGCCGAGACGGTCTACCTCGGCGTCTTCCGGCGCGAGGCGCTGGAGCGGCAGGGCGGCTACAACGAGGAGTTCATCCGCGCCCAGGACTGGGAGCTGAACTTCCGCATCCGCGAGGCCGGCGGCCTGATCTGGTTCTCGCCCGAACTGCGGGTCTCCTACCGGCCCCGGCCGAGCGTGCGGGCCCTCGCCAAGCAGTACAAGGACTACGGCCGCTGGCGGCACGTCGTCGCCCGCTACCACGAGGGCTCCATCAACCTGCGCTACCTCGCCCCGCCGACGGCCGTGCTGGCCATCGCGGCGGGCCTGCTGGTCGGCGCCCTGGTCACCCCGTGGGGCCTGGTGGTCCCCGGCGGCTACCTCGCCGCGATCGTCGCCGGCTCGCTCCCCGCGGGCAAGGGCCTGCCCGCCGGGGCCCGGCTGCGCATCCCGCTCGCCCTCGCCACCATGCACATGTGCTGGGGCTGGGGCTTTCTGACCAGCCCCAAGTCGCTGGCCAGGAAGGTCATCGCGTCCCGCCGCCCCGCGGTCCTCGTCACCGACTGA
- a CDS encoding LCP family protein — protein sequence MAQSVRGEVPAVEEKSLGSREPAEPADQDGGRGADGDGGQDLGRRRRRRALRWSAMVLAVVISGTAGAGYLYYRHLNANIKKDPLNIGAPRDRATKVRANAAGQTPLNILLIGSDARNSKENQKLGGAKDTYNTAPRADVQMLLHVSADRTNISAVSMPRDTLLDLPQCTDPETGDVYEARSNTITNDSLGRGGPGCTVATWEKLTDIHIDHFMMIDFAGVVSMADAVGGVPVCVDANIHSKSSDGHGSGLKLKKGTTSVKGVQALEWLRTRYGFEDNTDIARAKAQHQYMNSMVRELRANATLSNPNKLRTLAETATRALTVDEGLGTVAKLYDLSKELRKVPTDRITMTTMPWQYSTTSPGRVVPRPGDAAKLFRLVREDIALDGKDGTDTQDSSDSPDAADAADSASAADRAAADDRIAVRVENGTRDSARAAVEGRADAVADLLVGKGFAKAVADPSAVDGEKTTVVRYPSAELKGDARRVAEALGVPLGSVKRSTDVSGVTLVVGADWRSGTAYKAAKDDDDSTPDTAEAINGSDEKQCMHVNPNYTY from the coding sequence TTGGCGCAAAGTGTGCGCGGTGAGGTTCCCGCGGTCGAGGAGAAGTCCCTCGGATCGCGGGAACCGGCGGAGCCGGCGGACCAGGACGGTGGCAGAGGCGCGGACGGAGACGGAGGGCAGGATCTCGGAAGACGTCGCAGACGGCGTGCGCTGCGCTGGTCGGCGATGGTGCTCGCGGTGGTGATATCGGGGACGGCGGGCGCCGGATACCTCTACTACCGCCATCTGAACGCGAACATCAAGAAGGACCCGCTCAACATCGGTGCCCCCAGGGACCGGGCGACCAAGGTCAGGGCGAACGCGGCGGGGCAGACGCCGTTGAACATCCTGCTGATCGGGTCCGACGCGCGGAACTCCAAGGAGAACCAGAAGCTCGGCGGTGCCAAGGACACGTACAACACCGCCCCGCGCGCGGACGTCCAGATGCTGCTGCACGTCTCGGCGGACCGCACCAACATCTCGGCCGTGAGCATGCCCCGCGACACCCTCCTCGACCTGCCGCAGTGCACGGACCCGGAGACCGGTGACGTGTACGAGGCCCGCTCGAACACCATCACCAACGACTCGCTGGGGCGCGGCGGTCCGGGGTGCACGGTGGCGACCTGGGAGAAGCTCACCGACATCCACATCGACCACTTCATGATGATCGACTTCGCGGGTGTGGTGTCGATGGCGGACGCGGTCGGCGGGGTGCCGGTGTGCGTGGACGCCAACATCCACTCCAAGTCGTCGGACGGCCACGGCTCGGGTCTGAAGCTGAAGAAGGGCACGACGTCGGTGAAGGGCGTGCAGGCCCTGGAGTGGCTGCGCACCCGCTACGGCTTCGAGGACAACACCGACATCGCGCGGGCCAAGGCGCAGCACCAGTACATGAACTCGATGGTGCGCGAGCTGCGTGCCAACGCCACCCTGAGCAACCCGAACAAGCTGCGCACGCTCGCCGAGACGGCCACCCGGGCGCTGACCGTGGACGAGGGGCTCGGCACGGTGGCGAAGCTGTACGACCTGAGCAAGGAGCTGCGGAAGGTCCCGACGGACCGCATCACCATGACGACGATGCCGTGGCAGTACTCGACGACGAGCCCCGGCCGGGTGGTGCCGAGGCCGGGCGACGCGGCGAAGCTGTTCCGGCTGGTGCGCGAGGACATCGCGCTGGACGGCAAGGACGGGACCGACACCCAAGACTCCTCGGACTCCCCAGACGCCGCGGACGCCGCGGACTCGGCTTCGGCGGCCGACCGGGCGGCGGCCGACGACCGGATCGCCGTGCGGGTGGAGAACGGCACCCGGGACAGCGCCAGGGCCGCCGTCGAGGGGCGCGCGGACGCGGTCGCCGACCTGCTCGTCGGCAAGGGGTTCGCCAAGGCCGTCGCGGACCCGTCGGCGGTCGACGGCGAGAAGACGACGGTGGTGCGCTACCCGAGCGCCGAGCTGAAGGGTGACGCGCGCCGGGTGGCCGAGGCGCTCGGGGTGCCGCTCGGCTCGGTGAAGCGGTCGACGGACGTGTCCGGGGTGACGCTGGTGGTCGGCGCCGACTGGCGCTCGGGGACCGCGTACAAGGCGGCGAAGGACGACGACGACTCGACGCCCGACACCGCGGAGGCGATCAACGGCTCCGACGAGAAGCAGTGCATGCACGTCAACCCGAACTACACGTACTAG